TTAAAAGAGGACAATTTATGTCAAGGTGTACTAAATATTCAGGCAACCAATCCCATAAAAATCGATGAAATTCGACAAGGAGTTCAGTCCTTTAATGAATGGCTTCAATCCCAACTCCCGTCATCAATGAAGTTTGAACTTACAGAGGAAAACAATTTTGAAACTTTAACATGGAATATCCGTTTCTATGATTTCGAACCCCAATTAAAACGAGCATTAGGGAACTTCTCCAATGAATAGAATATTCCAAGTTGGATTAAAACAAATTTCTTATGTAAAATGTATCATCAAAATAGACAATGAAATAAAAAAATAAGGAACAAAACAATGTCACCAAACATTAAGAAGGGTTGTTTAATTTCTTTTCTTCTATTTCTCGTAGTTGTTATTGTGGTAATCCTTATTGTAACATGGCACGTTAGTAAAAGTTATGGACTTACTAAAGCACCGTATATCCCTATTCCAACTAAAATACCACCCAATGCAAACTGTCAAATTGTTTTGCGAACTGACCCTGCCCTGCCTATTTTGGAAAGAGTTCTCCCTTGGGAACAACTAAAGAGTCAAACACCTATTCCTGCTCCTCAAACAACCATACCCATGGCTTTACCTTATGAATTGGGTTTCTGGGCTGTTACAGAATTCGCCCGAAGTCACGTTTCCTTTTCGTTAATTATTAATGAAAAACGTTTAGGTCCAATTGCTTATGAGATACTTCAAACTGAGCGACCCTGGGAAAACATCAAACAAATCATCTGGGATAAAGAAGGCTTAACATTCCCACAAAGAGGCTTACTTTCCATCACAGGAGCCCTAAAAATTCCAGAAGGTGTTGAGGAACAAGTTATTAAAGACTGGGGAACTCAACAAAAAGGAATATCTGCACGTCTTTCTTCGGAATCAAAGCATTTATTAGAGGCATACCTCGACCTTAAGAATGGAGAGATATTAGTATGGACTGCAAGTATCCTCAATGCTCAAGGCGTTGCTTGGGAAGAAGAGCTAAGAAACAATAAATTTGCAGGCATGGCATATGAAATCGCCAAGAAATTAGAACAATTACATATCCAGGCAGACCCATCAACCAAACCCGACGAACTCATCTTGAAAGCAGTGTTACAAGCCCGTCCTGATGCACAAGGTGCCCTCGAATTCTTCATTAAAGGGATGGGCTTACCAATGGCTCAGGATTATTTAAAAACTCAATTTGGAATCCTTCTCGAAGGAAATTTTGCTTGGGATAGTAATCAAAGTGCTCTCGTTGGAGATTTTGTACTGAAAAATTACGAAGGCTTTCTAAAAACAAAATTAGCCACTCTCATTAAATAGATACCAATTTCAATCATCAATCCAAAGGTTTACGCCATTCCAATGCTTGTCGTAAGGTGTATTCATCTGTGAGTTCCAACCCTGCTCCCATAGGTACACCATGGGCAATACGGCTGACTTTTATCCCTAATGGCTTTAATTGATGTGCAATATATAAAGCGGTTGCTTCCCCTTCACTTGTTGCACCCGTAGCAATAATCACCTCACGAACACCTCCTGATTTTACACGATGGAACAATCGCGATAAGCCTAACTCTTCCGGACCAATTCCATCCAACGGACTTACTAATCCATTTAACACATAATATTTCCCCCGATAACCCCCTGAACGTTCAATTGCAACAACTCCAGATGGTTTTTCGACAACACAAAGTAATTGTCCATCTCTATCTGTGGATAAACAAATAGAACATGGGTCGGTCTCACTAAAATCCTGGCATTCTGAACACCGTTTTATCTTGCTACGGACATCCGAAACGACCCTTACAAATTCAGACACATCTTCTTCACCAGAAGACAGAATATATAAAGCATAACGCTCTGCTGTTTTTTTACCTACCCCAGGTAATCGGCGGAATGTATTCACTAAGTCTTCAAAAAGTTTATTATGGAGTAACATGAACTATAACTTTGAAATATGTTAACTACAACATAAGCCTATTTAATCTTGTTGTATCTCGGAGAAAAGTTTCTTCCGAATCTCAAACCATTCCTGATACTTTTCTTCACGGGTAATAATGTCAACTCGGTCAAGGAACATTAGCCCCTGTAGATGGTCATACTCATGCTGGATAATCCGAGCTAAAAAATCCTCCGCTTCAAACTCTAATTTTTTCCCTCGAGGGCTATATGCTTTGACTTTAATACGGGATGCTCGAGGAACTACAGCATATATCTTCGGAAGACTAAGGCAACCTTCTTCACTTTCAATCCGTTCCCCTTGAATAATAAGAGACGGATTAATTAGACACATAGGCTTACTTTCGGGCTCATGAACAACAATAATCTGTTTCGAAATACCTACCTGTGGACCCGCAAGCCCAACTCCTTCATACGCCACCATTGTCTCAAACATGTCTTGGGCTAAGTCCATAACTTCTGAGTTAATACGGTCAAATGGTTCCGCAACAGATGTTAAAGGCTCATCAGGGTATAAAACTAAATCTAAAATCGCCATCTTCGCTCACCTCTTCATTAATTTATTAAACCATTGTTCAATTGACTATATATCTCTATCAAAAAATTCCATATATTATACCAAAATTAAACTCTAAATTCAATAACCTTAAATTTTTTTTGTTTATTTCGTTTTTTAAGAATTTTTATTCTTTTTTTATTGAATTTTCACTCACCTTTTAATTTCTTTAATAACGATTCAACAGCCTTCCAAGTTTCACCTTTCTTTTGGAGTTCTTGTTCAACCCGTTCACATGAATGAAGTACCGTTGTATGGTCTTTGCCACCAAATAACTCGCCAATATAACTTAAAGACATACTTGGAATGAGCAATCTACATAAATACATCCCAACTTGCCTCGGTAATACATACTGTTTCTTACGACACCTTCCTTTTAAATCTACTAATCGCACATCAAACGTCTCTGCCACCGCACGAAGAACCGATTCTGGTGTTATACACTGTGTTCTGGTACGGTCTTCTATATCACGAACAACTTGTTCTGCTTGTTCTAAAGTAATTCGATCCTTTCCCCGTAATTTCATCAAAGCAATCACACCCGTTAACGCACCTTCCAATTGACGAACATTAGAGGTCACCGACCGTGCAATATATTCCAATATTTCGTCCTCTAATTCATACCCCTTCTGAATTAGTTTACTCCTCAAAATTGCAACACGGGTCTCAAAATCTGGAGGCTGAATATCCGTAACTAATCCCCACTCAAACCGTGAAACCAATCGACTTTCTACACCTCGAATTTCTTTAGGACTACGGTCTGATGAAAGTACAATCTGCTTATGCTGGTCAAACAATTCATTAAATGTATGGAAAAACTCTACCTGCGTCGC
This is a stretch of genomic DNA from Candidatus Hydrogenedens sp.. It encodes these proteins:
- the recR gene encoding recombination mediator RecR, whose amino-acid sequence is MLLHNKLFEDLVNTFRRLPGVGKKTAERYALYILSSGEEDVSEFVRVVSDVRSKIKRCSECQDFSETDPCSICLSTDRDGQLLCVVEKPSGVVAIERSGGYRGKYYVLNGLVSPLDGIGPEELGLSRLFHRVKSGGVREVIIATGATSEGEATALYIAHQLKPLGIKVSRIAHGVPMGAGLELTDEYTLRQALEWRKPLD
- the def gene encoding peptide deformylase; this encodes MAILDLVLYPDEPLTSVAEPFDRINSEVMDLAQDMFETMVAYEGVGLAGPQVGISKQIIVVHEPESKPMCLINPSLIIQGERIESEEGCLSLPKIYAVVPRASRIKVKAYSPRGKKLEFEAEDFLARIIQHEYDHLQGLMFLDRVDIITREEKYQEWFEIRKKLFSEIQQD